The genomic segment TTTAGAAGCATTTGATATGGAAAATGGAACCTTTGTTACTTTTGATAAGGAAGCTTGTAAATTCGGTTACCGGGAATCTGTATTTAAAAATGTCTATAAAAACAGGTTTATAATCACTTCTGTTAGGCTTAAGTTAAGCAAAGTGCCTTCGTTTAAGTTAGATTACGGGGCTATAAAAGAAACGCTAAATGAAATGCAGGTAGAAGAAATTTCAATTAAAAAAATAAGTGATGCAGTCATTAAAATCAGACAATCAAAGTTACCTGACCCGGCTGTTTTGCATAATGCCGGCAGCTTTTTTAAGAACCCTCTGGTAGAGGATGAAAAATTCAAAAAGCTGATAAAACAATTTCCGGATATGCCTTATTATGAAGCAGAAAAAAATCTGAAAAAAATACCTGCCGGTTGGCTTATTGATAATGCCGGTTTGAAGGGATATCGGAAAAAATCTGTGGGAATTCATCAAAAGCAAGCCTTAGTGATTGTGAACTACGGGGGTGCAGAAGGAAAAGAAGTATTTGATTTTTCGC from the Chitinophagaceae bacterium genome contains:
- a CDS encoding UDP-N-acetylmuramate dehydrogenase, which translates into the protein MEFEIQKNVSLKEFNTFGIDVKAKYFVTLTELKQLKDLYESKYWSVKPRMILGGGSNILFLNDFEGLVVKVDLKGIEISETDSPTVYIKAGAGENWHNLVEFAIQKGLAGIENLSLIPGQVGAAPMQNIGAYGVELESCFVDLEAFDMENGTFVTFDKEACKFGYRESVFKNVYKNRFIITSVRLKLSKVPSFKLDYGAIKETLNEMQVEEISIKKISDAVIKIRQSKLPDPAVLHNAGSFFKNPLVEDEKFKKLIKQFPDMPYYEAEKNLKKIPAGWLIDNAGLKGYRKKSVGIHQKQALVIVNYGGAEGKEVFDFSQFIVDEIKAKYGIKLEREVNIVE